The Streptomyces tendae genome has a window encoding:
- a CDS encoding HAD family hydrolase, translating into MTSETQQTEVVTAETGTEPDDLRDLIEGARVVLWDFDGPVCRLFAGHSAERVARDLVEWLEGQGLHGLLNETERESLDPHAVLRAVDDRHPGSDLVEELEERLTKEELKATASAMPTPYADPLVRTWTAVGARLAVATNNSPQVAREYLTSRGLLSCFAPHIYGRTQELRYLKPHPHCINRALNAMGAAPSTALMIGDTPSDFLAARAAGVPFLGYARNERKGKLLRDAGARTVVDSLEPVLKAVRERRQA; encoded by the coding sequence GTGACTTCTGAGACGCAGCAGACCGAAGTGGTGACAGCCGAGACCGGGACGGAACCGGACGACCTGCGGGACCTGATCGAAGGTGCCCGGGTCGTGCTGTGGGACTTCGACGGTCCCGTCTGCCGCCTGTTCGCGGGCCACTCCGCGGAACGCGTGGCGCGGGACCTGGTGGAGTGGCTGGAGGGGCAGGGCCTGCACGGCCTGCTCAACGAGACCGAACGTGAGTCCCTCGACCCGCACGCCGTGCTGCGCGCCGTGGACGACCGGCACCCCGGCAGCGACCTGGTCGAGGAGCTCGAGGAGCGGCTCACCAAGGAGGAGCTGAAGGCCACCGCCTCCGCGATGCCCACGCCGTACGCCGATCCGCTGGTCCGTACCTGGACCGCGGTGGGCGCACGGCTGGCCGTCGCCACCAACAACTCACCCCAGGTGGCGCGCGAGTACCTGACCTCGCGCGGCCTGCTGTCCTGCTTCGCCCCCCACATCTACGGCCGGACCCAGGAACTGCGGTACCTCAAGCCGCACCCGCACTGCATCAACCGGGCCCTCAACGCGATGGGCGCCGCCCCGTCGACCGCCCTGATGATCGGCGACACCCCCTCCGACTTCCTGGCCGCCCGGGCCGCCGGTGTCCCGTTCCTCGGCTACGCCCGCAACGAACGCAAGGGCAAGCTGCTGCGGGACGCGGGGGCGAGGACGGTCGTCGACTCGCTGGAGCCGGTGCTGAAGGCGGTGCGGGAGCGGCGTCAGGCCTGA
- a CDS encoding winged helix-turn-helix domain-containing protein, with translation MVVAQENVSVNGSSRLSAQEIADILRERIRGGELKAGDRLPTQAELAEEFGVERGTVRQALRALQDDGLLSNVSKGSPPRIAAPAPAREEPQPTMVGLAPRLTDAFSTARVRIDAVCLTAESFMLAVGEPVRQIHEGRIRPEVIDVRIMLPSRRINLAFPVPVDGRDAGDEDPVHERWLAQRNSQARVLQHNLQALRATHGIDVRVSFRALPFTPPVKLYLLNGEEALIGYYMLTRREEEWESRTLEMYDALGSASLLFSFAKRGGQRDRAFVEESQKWFDALWETITTDLTLS, from the coding sequence TTGGTCGTGGCCCAGGAGAACGTGTCAGTGAACGGCAGCAGCAGGCTCTCGGCCCAGGAGATCGCCGACATCCTGCGGGAACGCATCCGCGGGGGTGAGCTCAAGGCCGGCGACCGCCTGCCCACGCAGGCCGAGCTGGCCGAGGAGTTCGGCGTGGAGCGCGGCACCGTCCGCCAGGCCCTGCGCGCCCTCCAGGACGACGGCCTGCTCAGCAACGTCAGCAAGGGCAGCCCGCCGCGGATCGCCGCCCCCGCCCCCGCCCGGGAGGAGCCGCAGCCGACCATGGTGGGCCTCGCGCCCCGGCTGACGGACGCCTTCTCCACGGCCCGGGTGCGGATCGACGCGGTGTGCCTGACCGCCGAAAGCTTCATGCTGGCGGTCGGCGAGCCGGTCCGGCAGATCCACGAGGGCCGCATCCGCCCCGAGGTGATCGACGTCCGCATCATGCTGCCGTCCCGCCGGATCAACCTCGCCTTCCCGGTGCCGGTCGACGGCCGCGACGCGGGCGACGAGGACCCGGTGCACGAGCGCTGGCTGGCCCAGCGCAACTCCCAGGCCCGCGTGCTCCAGCACAACCTGCAGGCGCTGCGCGCCACGCACGGCATCGACGTGCGGGTGTCCTTCCGGGCGCTGCCGTTCACCCCGCCGGTGAAGCTGTACCTGCTCAACGGCGAGGAGGCGCTGATCGGCTACTACATGCTGACCCGGCGCGAGGAGGAGTGGGAGAGCCGGACGCTGGAGATGTACGACGCCCTGGGCTCCGCGTCCCTCCTCTTCTCCTTCGCCAAGCGGGGCGGCCAGCGGGACCGGGCGTTCGTGGAGGAATCCCAGAAGTGGTTCGACGCCCTCTGGGAAACCATCACGACGGACCTGACACTCTCCTAG
- a CDS encoding FadR/GntR family transcriptional regulator, with translation MSAVDKAFHGLRHMIATGRLGAGERIPPEADLCEELGVSRGSLREAVRMLAALGVIEPRHGSGTYVSQLRPEDLIGSLSLTLQLLPLPGLLEVYEIRRVLEAHVAAKAAARATPETVATLFSLIEAMEATDDPAEASDLDHRFHAEIARAGGNPTLASLLAVFRARSRKYQVFTLPEGPELRRRSDADHRVLATAIADRDPGQAAGAAEAHVAQTERWLRALMPPVEDDEV, from the coding sequence ATGTCGGCAGTCGACAAGGCGTTCCACGGCCTGCGGCACATGATCGCCACGGGGCGGCTCGGCGCCGGGGAGCGGATACCGCCCGAGGCGGACCTCTGCGAGGAACTCGGCGTCTCCCGCGGCTCGTTGCGTGAGGCGGTACGCATGCTCGCGGCGCTGGGCGTGATCGAGCCGCGTCACGGCTCGGGCACCTACGTCTCGCAACTGCGCCCCGAGGACCTCATCGGCAGCCTCTCCCTGACCCTGCAACTGCTGCCGCTGCCGGGACTGCTGGAGGTCTACGAGATCCGCCGGGTGCTGGAGGCGCACGTCGCGGCGAAGGCCGCCGCCCGCGCCACCCCCGAGACGGTCGCGACCCTGTTCTCCCTCATCGAGGCGATGGAGGCGACGGACGACCCCGCCGAGGCGTCCGACCTCGACCACCGCTTCCACGCGGAGATCGCCCGCGCGGGCGGCAACCCCACGCTGGCCTCCCTGCTCGCGGTGTTCCGTGCCCGCTCCCGCAAGTACCAGGTGTTCACCCTCCCCGAGGGTCCCGAGCTGCGCCGCAGGAGCGACGCCGACCACCGCGTCCTGGCCACCGCGATCGCCGACCGCGACCCGGGCCAGGCCGCCGGCGCGGCGGAGGCCCATGTCGCCCAGACGGAACGGTGGCTTCGGGCACTGATGCCGCCGGTGGAGGACGACGAGGTCTGA
- a CDS encoding aminoglycoside phosphotransferase family protein has product MPTTPDDRLRDFVEHATRCGAVSSGHHNQNFVLELREAEARLLGREPGTSVTVRVRRAEALPVVIRTWENEDEILGAVKGVLPHVPQCLAKGPGFAVHSYVEGVPLSSVCGNGKPLDTLIIRALTGLLAQMAQVRRSSLPPLPACWPRNDTDSQGFLRTLADLADRQIRRPNWTVFGGLFAALGIPEDALVRLAGRTPVMARRPYSLLHADLHRDNVIVSYGGSLPLICVDWELATYGDPLHDLATHLVRMRYPEHQWPEVIAAWEGAMRGIRPAAVNGLAKDLQHYLDFERAQSVFPDVMRAAQSLEQAFSQKTLDEATAEVDRALQAAAGPLHLRNVPGPREIERALFRWLTSRRGGHGGHGGQTFGWKPDPRLPLPEDFGEAAVPAALSVEGAAPARLVFKGTAHLNTVVRVPGVDYPVVVRRRLPDVTRREPHFLSEHAVLRGIEEARVAVHAPRALALGETYPDDTFAIHTYVGPRDVDSPPDHPVNGLLPHEADGLVDQLCALTGVDYTHLDPTAGEPGFHRWLKDELVRLVGALPRETQQLARQLGLPDAVRLNQILSRQEVSHREPSLLHGDLNPWNLVRRDDSGGLTIIDWEMALIGDPLYDLVRHMHLTPTRPEIRVRMFRRWERVLPSAYTRDWRKDWQVYRRLETVRSAYIDLDRIVTGASLDAPNVRRAVASYAVTLAVANGALGLPVRATANPYLLRALI; this is encoded by the coding sequence GTGCCCACCACGCCGGACGACCGGCTCCGGGACTTCGTGGAGCACGCCACCCGGTGCGGGGCGGTCAGCAGCGGCCACCACAACCAGAACTTCGTGCTGGAGCTGCGTGAGGCGGAGGCGCGTCTGCTGGGCCGGGAGCCCGGGACGTCGGTGACGGTACGCGTCCGCCGGGCCGAGGCGCTGCCGGTGGTGATCAGGACCTGGGAGAACGAGGACGAGATCCTCGGGGCGGTCAAGGGTGTCCTGCCGCATGTGCCGCAGTGCCTCGCCAAGGGGCCGGGGTTCGCCGTCCACAGCTATGTGGAGGGCGTGCCCCTCTCCAGCGTCTGCGGCAACGGCAAACCGCTCGACACCCTGATCATCAGGGCGCTGACCGGGCTGCTCGCCCAGATGGCCCAGGTGCGGCGCAGCAGTCTGCCGCCGCTGCCTGCCTGCTGGCCCCGCAACGACACCGACAGCCAGGGGTTCCTGCGTACGCTGGCGGACCTCGCGGACCGGCAGATCCGCCGGCCCAACTGGACCGTGTTCGGTGGGCTGTTCGCGGCGCTGGGCATCCCGGAGGACGCCCTGGTCCGGCTCGCCGGGCGGACCCCCGTCATGGCCCGCCGGCCGTACAGCCTGCTCCACGCCGACCTGCACCGGGACAACGTGATCGTCTCCTACGGCGGTTCGCTCCCGCTGATCTGCGTCGACTGGGAGCTGGCGACCTACGGCGACCCCCTCCACGACCTGGCGACCCACCTGGTGCGCATGCGGTACCCGGAGCACCAGTGGCCGGAGGTGATCGCCGCCTGGGAGGGAGCCATGCGCGGGATCCGGCCCGCCGCGGTGAACGGGCTGGCGAAGGACCTGCAGCACTACCTCGACTTCGAGCGCGCGCAGTCGGTCTTCCCCGACGTGATGCGGGCCGCGCAGTCCCTGGAGCAGGCGTTCTCCCAGAAGACCCTGGACGAGGCGACGGCGGAGGTGGACCGGGCGCTGCAGGCGGCGGCGGGACCGCTCCACCTGCGGAACGTGCCCGGGCCCCGGGAGATCGAGCGCGCCCTGTTCCGCTGGCTGACCTCGCGCCGGGGCGGGCACGGCGGGCACGGCGGCCAGACGTTCGGCTGGAAGCCCGACCCGCGTCTGCCGTTACCGGAGGACTTCGGCGAGGCCGCCGTGCCGGCCGCGCTGTCCGTGGAGGGCGCGGCCCCCGCCCGTCTGGTGTTCAAGGGCACCGCCCACCTCAACACCGTGGTGCGCGTCCCGGGCGTGGACTACCCCGTCGTCGTACGGCGCAGGCTGCCCGACGTCACCCGGCGCGAGCCGCACTTCCTCAGCGAGCACGCCGTGCTGCGCGGCATCGAGGAGGCCAGGGTCGCCGTGCACGCGCCCCGGGCCCTGGCGCTGGGCGAGACCTATCCGGACGACACCTTCGCCATCCACACCTACGTGGGCCCGCGGGACGTGGACAGCCCCCCGGACCACCCCGTGAACGGCCTGCTGCCGCACGAGGCCGACGGGCTGGTGGACCAGCTGTGCGCGCTGACCGGGGTGGACTACACGCACCTCGACCCGACGGCGGGCGAACCCGGCTTCCACCGCTGGCTCAAGGACGAGCTGGTCCGCCTGGTCGGCGCGCTGCCCAGGGAGACGCAGCAGCTCGCCCGGCAGCTGGGCCTCCCGGACGCCGTACGGCTGAACCAGATCCTCTCGCGGCAGGAGGTCAGCCACCGGGAGCCCTCCCTGCTGCACGGCGACCTCAACCCGTGGAACCTGGTACGCCGGGACGACTCCGGCGGGCTGACCATCATCGACTGGGAGATGGCCCTGATCGGCGATCCCCTGTACGACCTGGTCCGGCACATGCACCTCACGCCGACCCGCCCGGAGATCCGCGTCCGCATGTTCCGCCGCTGGGAACGCGTGCTGCCGTCCGCGTACACGCGTGACTGGCGCAAGGACTGGCAGGTCTACCGCCGGCTGGAGACCGTCCGCTCCGCGTACATCGACCTCGACCGGATCGTCACGGGAGCGAGCCTGGACGCCCCCAACGTCCGCCGCGCGGTGGCCTCGTACGCGGTCACCCTGGCGGTGGCCAACGGCGCCCTCGGCCTCCCGGTCCGCGCCACGGCGAACCCGTACCTGCTCCGCGCCCTGATCTGA
- a CDS encoding FadR/GntR family transcriptional regulator, with protein sequence MAVETEHASVNGRKKPQRPQRTHREVADELRARIRSGALRPGQRMPTQAQLAAEFGVERQAVRGALRILQSEQLLTNVSKGAPATVADRSERPPAGPAAPPLPTTVALAPRIAAAFESEHVEIDAVCLTAVSLTLAIGEPLRQIHAGRLKPAKVDVRVLLPSRSIDLAFPVPVAGRRGDGDPVHERWLAQRNAQGQVLRHNLLALRATHGIDVRVSFRALPFTPPVKLYLLNREEALFAYYTVTRSEAQIGQESLETYDAQGVRSMLFAFEQGTGLRDTSFVEQSRLWFNALWETISSELELTD encoded by the coding sequence TTGGCCGTGGAGACGGAACACGCCTCCGTCAATGGACGGAAGAAGCCTCAGCGGCCCCAGAGGACGCATCGTGAGGTGGCCGACGAGCTGCGCGCCCGGATCCGGTCCGGAGCGCTGCGGCCGGGCCAGCGCATGCCCACACAGGCCCAGTTGGCCGCCGAGTTCGGCGTCGAACGCCAGGCCGTGCGCGGCGCGTTGCGCATTTTGCAGTCCGAACAGCTGCTGACCAACGTCTCCAAAGGGGCGCCGGCGACCGTCGCCGACCGGTCCGAACGGCCTCCGGCCGGCCCCGCCGCACCTCCGCTGCCCACCACGGTGGCCCTCGCGCCCCGGATAGCCGCCGCCTTCGAGTCGGAGCACGTGGAGATAGACGCCGTCTGCCTGACCGCCGTCTCGCTCACGCTCGCCATCGGTGAACCGCTTCGGCAGATCCACGCGGGGCGGCTGAAACCGGCCAAGGTCGATGTCCGCGTCCTGCTGCCCAGCCGGAGCATCGACCTCGCCTTCCCGGTCCCGGTCGCGGGCCGCCGCGGGGACGGCGACCCGGTGCACGAGCGCTGGCTGGCCCAGCGCAACGCCCAGGGCCAGGTGCTCCGCCACAACCTGCTGGCCCTGCGCGCCACGCACGGCATCGACGTGCGGGTGTCCTTCCGGGCGCTGCCCTTCACCCCGCCGGTGAAGCTGTACCTGCTCAACCGCGAGGAGGCGCTGTTCGCCTACTACACGGTGACCCGCAGCGAGGCGCAGATCGGCCAGGAGAGCCTGGAGACGTACGACGCGCAGGGCGTACGGTCGATGCTGTTCGCCTTCGAGCAGGGCACCGGCCTGCGGGACACGAGCTTCGTGGAGCAGTCCCGCCTGTGGTTCAACGCACTGTGGGAGACGATCAGTTCGGAGCTGGAGCTCACGGACTGA
- a CDS encoding GntR family transcriptional regulator, producing the protein MAGRQGEAGGGGREAQRVADELRARIGHVYPLGSFLPAQRALAVELGVSRDTVQRALRDLVSEGWIQSRRGSGSRVVKTQRIQSSAPKATRLHGQVTLAPFISEAFEQPEVTLDVYTLTSESLDAHIRLQSERIRGGFISPQRITLRMLLPDPSLPLPYPRVKDDRDDPRLRERLRIITESHTTSLVGALRDLQTEQLVPSVDVRIRHTPLTPTFKLYLFNAVEVLHGMYEIIERPLELERGEVVTALDVLGLGATLTHHVKEPGDSAAPGAVFVDSMQQWFDSVWNLLSE; encoded by the coding sequence GTGGCCGGACGGCAGGGCGAGGCAGGCGGCGGCGGGCGGGAGGCCCAGCGGGTCGCCGACGAGCTGCGCGCGCGGATAGGCCACGTCTATCCCCTCGGCTCGTTCCTGCCGGCGCAGCGAGCCCTCGCCGTGGAGCTGGGCGTCTCCCGTGACACGGTGCAGCGGGCGCTGCGGGACCTGGTGAGCGAGGGCTGGATCCAGTCCCGTCGGGGCAGCGGCTCGCGGGTGGTCAAGACGCAGCGCATCCAGTCCTCGGCGCCCAAGGCGACCCGGCTGCACGGCCAGGTGACGCTGGCCCCCTTCATCAGCGAGGCCTTCGAACAGCCCGAGGTCACGCTCGACGTCTACACGCTGACCTCGGAATCGCTGGACGCGCACATCCGGCTCCAGTCGGAGCGCATCCGCGGTGGCTTCATCTCGCCCCAGCGCATCACTCTCCGTATGCTCCTGCCGGACCCGTCGCTGCCGCTGCCGTATCCGAGGGTCAAGGACGACCGGGACGACCCCCGGCTGCGGGAGCGGCTGCGGATCATCACCGAGTCGCACACCACCTCCCTGGTGGGGGCACTCAGGGATCTGCAGACCGAGCAGCTGGTCCCGTCCGTCGACGTACGGATCCGGCACACCCCGCTGACGCCGACCTTCAAGCTGTACCTGTTCAACGCGGTCGAGGTGCTGCACGGCATGTACGAGATCATCGAGCGGCCGCTGGAGCTGGAGCGGGGCGAGGTGGTGACCGCCCTGGACGTGCTGGGACTGGGCGCCACGCTCACCCATCACGTGAAGGAACCGGGAGATTCCGCCGCTCCGGGAGCCGTGTTCGTCGACAGCATGCAGCAGTGGTTCGACTCGGTCTGGAACCTCCTCTCGGAGTGA